The following are from one region of the Takifugu rubripes chromosome 12, fTakRub1.2, whole genome shotgun sequence genome:
- the triqk gene encoding triple QxxK/R motif-containing protein, translated as MGRKDASASALPVDQYRKQIGKQDYKKTKPALRAARLKAEAKKNSSGFRDAFLVVVAILFFVLCIYAFFYLNLSTELNLDVDSD; from the exons ATGGGGAGGAAGGACGCCAGCGCCAGCGCTTTGCCCGTCGATCAGTACAGGAAACAGATCG GCAAGCAGGACTATAAAAAGACGAAGCCGGCGCTGAGAGCCGCGCGGCTGAAGGCTGAAGCCAAGAAGAATTCCTCAGGATTCCGG GATGCGTTCCTGGTCGTCGTGGCGATCCTCTTCTTCGTCCTCTGCATCTACGCCTTTTTCTACCTCAACCTGAGCACGGAGCTCAACCTGGACGTGGACTCGGACTAA